In Gimesia benthica, a single window of DNA contains:
- a CDS encoding tyrosine-type recombinase/integrase, translating into MTPLRQRMIEDMELRNLSPKTIKLYVNNVSRFARHFGKSPEVLGPEAIRTYLLYLVQDRQVAWGTYNQALAALRFLYRNTLQRGEIVQDIRCPRPERHLPEVLSFDEVCRFFQAVHSFKHRTILMTAYASGLRISEAVRLRVCDIDSQRMVIRIVQGKGNKDRYTLLSPLLLQTLRHYWWAARPADWLFLGPSRIKPIAVGSVQRVCRDACSEAGLDKAVTPHMLRHSFATHLLEAGTELRVIQELLGHASLRTTSIYTHVSKHLIGGTRSPLELLHEQDQPDTPQEDS; encoded by the coding sequence ATGACTCCACTGCGGCAGCGCATGATCGAGGACATGGAACTGCGGAACCTGTCCCCGAAAACGATCAAGCTTTACGTCAACAACGTGTCCCGCTTTGCCCGGCACTTCGGTAAAAGCCCGGAAGTCCTGGGACCGGAGGCCATCCGGACTTACCTGCTGTATCTGGTCCAGGACCGGCAAGTCGCCTGGGGAACCTACAATCAGGCACTGGCGGCACTGCGGTTTCTGTATCGGAATACACTTCAGCGCGGCGAGATCGTGCAGGACATTCGCTGCCCCCGGCCCGAACGGCATTTACCGGAAGTGCTGAGTTTTGACGAGGTGTGCCGCTTCTTTCAGGCGGTGCACTCCTTCAAGCACCGCACCATCCTGATGACGGCCTACGCGTCGGGATTGCGGATTTCCGAGGCAGTGCGTTTGCGGGTGTGCGACATCGACAGCCAGAGGATGGTGATCCGCATCGTGCAGGGCAAGGGAAACAAAGATCGCTATACACTGCTCTCACCCCTGTTGCTGCAAACGCTGCGGCACTACTGGTGGGCCGCCCGTCCGGCCGACTGGCTGTTTCTCGGTCCTTCACGGATCAAGCCGATCGCCGTGGGATCGGTGCAACGAGTCTGCCGGGACGCCTGTAGTGAGGCCGGCCTGGACAAAGCCGTCACGCCGCACATGCTGCGTCACAGTTTCGCCACGCATCTACTCGAAGCCGGCACGGAACTGCGGGTCATCCAGGAACTCCTGGGCCATGCCAGCCTGCGGACCACCTCGATCTACACGCACGTTTCCAAGCACCTGATCGGCGGCACCCGCAGTCCCCTGGAACTGCTCCATGAGCAAGACCAGCCAGACACGCCACAGGAGGACTCATGA
- a CDS encoding DUF1257 domain-containing protein produces the protein MSHIVTIQTEVRDVEALGLACRRLELGEPVQETVPLFSGEATGYAVRLPDWRYPVVFDVERGQVRYDNFEGRWGEPAHLNRLLQSYGVEKCRLEARRKGHSVLENQLSDGSIKLTIQIGEGHAND, from the coding sequence ATGTCACACATAGTCACGATCCAGACAGAGGTCCGCGACGTAGAAGCACTGGGCCTGGCCTGCCGTCGACTCGAACTGGGAGAACCCGTTCAAGAGACTGTCCCGCTGTTTAGCGGGGAAGCCACGGGCTATGCAGTCCGTCTCCCCGACTGGCGGTATCCCGTCGTCTTTGACGTCGAACGGGGCCAAGTCCGCTACGACAACTTTGAAGGCCGCTGGGGTGAGCCGGCTCACCTCAATCGGCTGCTGCAATCCTATGGCGTCGAAAAATGCCGTCTGGAAGCGCGCCGGAAGGGACATTCCGTCCTGGAAAACCAGCTCAGCGATGGTTCCATCAAACTCACCATTCAGATCGGAGAGGGTCATGCAAACGATTGA
- a CDS encoding DUF2997 domain-containing protein, translated as MQTIEIIISTDGQSRIETRGFTGSRCRDASQFLESALGKVSSEQLTAEYHQCVQHPPNQLRQEN; from the coding sequence ATGCAAACGATTGAAATCATCATTTCTACCGACGGTCAGTCCCGGATCGAAACCCGCGGCTTTACCGGTTCCCGCTGCCGGGACGCCAGCCAGTTTCTGGAATCAGCCCTGGGAAAAGTTTCCTCGGAGCAACTGACCGCCGAATACCACCAGTGTGTCCAACATCCTCCCAACCAATTGCGACAGGAGAATTAG
- a CDS encoding AAA family ATPase, with protein sequence MLLSERLAENVRACFTGIWIQSHEHDEALLEITRLCHSKDWGLLSWDIDRGLQGTEVLGESDSSYPDPLAAIHSLNSQTNPDRPTLLVLKNFHRFINSPEIIQALTQQISLGKQTRTFVIVLSSLVQIPTELEKLFVCLEHDLPDRSQLEEIARSIATEPGELPEGAELERVLDAACGLTRYEAEGAFSLSLVRHGRIDVSVVLELKAQTLLKSGLLTLHSGSESFDDLGGLESLKAFCRRALRPRMQESSHVRPRGVLLLGVPGTGKSAFAKALGKETGRATLTLDVGALMGALVGQTEERTRRALRIVDAMQPAVLFIDEVEKGLSGAASSGQSDSGVSTRMLGTLLSWLNDHTSDVFVVCTANDISKLPPELIRAERFDGLFFLDLPGDGQKQAIWNIYREQYDLTEDQKLPEDRHWTGSEIRACCRLAALLDVPLTQAAENVVPVAVTAAESVARLRRWASNRCLSAEQPGVFVHGERSGARAQRKLSRDPRRN encoded by the coding sequence ATGTTACTATCCGAACGACTGGCGGAGAATGTACGCGCCTGCTTTACCGGGATCTGGATTCAGAGCCACGAACATGACGAGGCGTTACTGGAAATCACGCGACTCTGCCACAGCAAAGACTGGGGCCTGCTCTCCTGGGACATTGACCGGGGACTGCAGGGGACAGAAGTCCTTGGGGAGAGTGACTCATCGTATCCCGATCCCCTGGCAGCCATTCACAGTCTGAACAGTCAGACCAATCCAGATCGGCCCACACTGCTGGTTCTCAAGAATTTCCACCGGTTCATCAATTCCCCGGAAATCATCCAGGCCCTGACGCAACAGATTAGCCTGGGAAAGCAGACCCGGACCTTCGTGATTGTCCTGTCCAGCCTGGTCCAGATTCCCACGGAACTGGAAAAACTGTTCGTCTGTCTGGAGCACGATCTTCCCGATCGGAGCCAGTTGGAGGAAATTGCCCGCAGTATCGCCACGGAGCCCGGTGAACTACCTGAAGGAGCGGAACTGGAGCGTGTGCTGGACGCCGCCTGTGGACTGACTCGCTATGAAGCCGAAGGAGCCTTCAGCCTCTCCCTGGTACGGCACGGACGCATCGACGTCTCCGTCGTGCTGGAACTGAAGGCTCAGACGCTGCTGAAAAGCGGTTTGTTAACGCTTCACAGCGGCTCGGAATCATTTGACGACCTGGGAGGCCTGGAATCCCTCAAGGCCTTTTGCCGGCGTGCGCTGCGTCCCAGGATGCAGGAATCATCCCATGTGCGTCCACGGGGCGTGCTGCTGCTGGGAGTCCCTGGTACCGGCAAAAGCGCCTTTGCCAAAGCCCTGGGAAAGGAGACTGGACGGGCCACACTGACGCTCGACGTCGGAGCCCTGATGGGCGCGCTGGTTGGCCAGACTGAAGAGCGAACACGTCGAGCACTCCGGATCGTCGATGCGATGCAACCCGCCGTCCTGTTTATTGACGAAGTCGAAAAAGGACTGAGCGGGGCTGCTTCTTCCGGACAGTCCGACAGCGGGGTCTCCACACGCATGCTGGGAACGCTTTTGAGCTGGCTCAACGACCACACGTCAGACGTATTCGTGGTCTGTACTGCCAACGACATCTCAAAGCTTCCTCCGGAACTGATCCGCGCCGAGCGTTTTGACGGTCTCTTCTTTCTGGATCTGCCGGGGGATGGCCAGAAGCAGGCGATCTGGAACATCTACCGCGAACAGTATGACCTCACTGAGGACCAGAAGCTGCCTGAGGATCGGCACTGGACTGGTTCCGAAATCCGGGCCTGCTGTCGCCTGGCAGCCTTGCTGGATGTCCCGTTAACTCAGGCTGCTGAAAACGTGGTCCCCGTGGCTGTCACAGCCGCAGAATCGGTGGCTCGCCTCAGGCGTTGGGCCAGCAACCGTTGCCTGTCTGCAGAGCAGCCGGGCGTCTTTGTTCACGGAGAGCGGTCGGGAGCCCGTGCACAACGAAAGCTCTCCCGCGATCCTCGCAGAAACTAA
- a CDS encoding MoaD/ThiS family protein, whose product MKVLLINNDGGGFADYIEVAMGTTVAQLFEERMGDANASDYLIRVNRQPCPPDQTLQDGDRISITPTKIEGAKS is encoded by the coding sequence ATGAAAGTTTTACTGATAAACAACGATGGCGGCGGATTCGCGGACTACATCGAAGTTGCCATGGGAACTACGGTCGCTCAACTGTTTGAAGAACGCATGGGAGATGCGAACGCTTCGGACTACCTGATCCGGGTTAATCGTCAGCCGTGTCCCCCCGATCAGACGTTACAGGACGGGGACCGGATTTCGATCACTCCGACAAAAATCGAAGGTGCGAAAAGCTAG
- a CDS encoding MPN domain-containing protein produces the protein MLFLRDYGDTEVGGFGITAPTDLLLVQDLQLVKQTCSLVHVAFDDEAVANFFDDQVDAGLRPEQFGRIWIHTHPGACPEPSPTDEATFERVFGRADWAVMFILARQGRSYARLRMNTGPAFECEIPVRRDYSEPFPGCDPECWEEEYLTNVHPEQYKPGMSLSALDSIHWDADWFFDDPDMEGDLK, from the coding sequence TTGCTGTTTTTGCGTGATTATGGGGATACGGAGGTCGGAGGCTTTGGAATCACGGCCCCAACGGATCTGCTGCTGGTTCAGGACCTGCAACTGGTGAAACAGACCTGCTCTCTGGTCCATGTCGCTTTCGACGATGAGGCGGTGGCAAATTTCTTTGACGATCAGGTCGATGCTGGCCTCCGTCCTGAGCAGTTTGGCCGGATCTGGATTCATACTCACCCGGGAGCGTGTCCGGAGCCCAGCCCGACCGATGAAGCGACCTTCGAACGCGTCTTCGGTCGAGCCGACTGGGCCGTGATGTTCATTCTGGCGCGGCAGGGAAGGTCCTATGCGCGACTGCGGATGAATACCGGCCCCGCGTTTGAATGTGAGATCCCGGTCAGGCGGGATTACTCTGAGCCCTTTCCGGGCTGTGACCCCGAGTGCTGGGAAGAGGAATATTTAACGAACGTGCATCCCGAACAATACAAACCCGGTATGTCGTTATCGGCACTGGACAGTATTCACTGGGATGCCGACTGGTTTTTCGATGATCCTGATATGGAAGGAGACCTAAAGTGA
- a CDS encoding ThiF family adenylyltransferase, producing MTNKTVDRFQRQSGLVPAERLSEITATVIGVGAIGRQVALQLAAIGTPRIQLIDFDTVELTNITTQGYQVADLGKYKTTATREAAESLASEISVTELQDRFRPRYNTGSVIFCCVDSISAREAIWRAISAKCDFFVDGRMLGEVIRVLAISPAEMMDYYEATLFDQSEAHTGACTAQSTIYTVNIAAGIMLHQFSRFLRRLPVDRDLSLNLLASELVLAPE from the coding sequence GTGACAAATAAAACAGTAGACCGTTTTCAGAGACAGAGTGGACTGGTCCCAGCTGAAAGGCTTTCAGAGATTACGGCGACCGTGATTGGTGTGGGGGCCATCGGCCGTCAGGTGGCCCTGCAACTGGCAGCGATCGGGACTCCGCGGATTCAATTAATTGACTTTGATACGGTCGAGTTGACCAATATCACAACTCAAGGGTACCAGGTGGCCGATCTGGGCAAGTACAAGACGACTGCGACGCGAGAGGCTGCTGAAAGTCTGGCGTCTGAAATCAGTGTCACGGAGCTACAGGACCGTTTTCGTCCACGGTACAACACGGGCAGCGTAATCTTCTGCTGTGTGGATTCCATTTCCGCACGGGAAGCGATCTGGCGTGCCATCTCAGCGAAATGTGACTTCTTCGTGGATGGCCGGATGCTGGGGGAGGTGATCCGGGTGCTGGCGATCTCCCCTGCAGAGATGATGGACTATTATGAAGCCACGCTGTTTGATCAGTCGGAGGCTCACACGGGTGCCTGCACTGCCCAGAGTACGATCTACACAGTCAATATTGCAGCGGGCATAATGCTGCACCAGTTCAGTCGCTTCCTGCGTCGTCTACCGGTTGACAGGGATCTGAGCCTGAACCTGCTGGCGAGCGAATTGGTTCTCGCTCCTGAGTGA
- a CDS encoding tyrosine-type recombinase/integrase gives MTAIFRAREIEERLKHFRSSGLGRGKLKHQSLLELYQSHLQRRADAGEIDPKTVRRYASALEHYRCFVNQPLISTTCPSATNINRELVLQFQSHLKNLQISSNGHPNTEKHTMVSSDYVLDVVRGMYIWAADPDRGNLMPSGFRNPFQGKFRQTESVAPDLFGEPDITVPMAAQFLEKCDSYQLQLFALLIFYGLRASEPCFLFRDNLTSDGWLKVVCLPQISYRTKGRRDKRLPLLEPVRTLFEKQFRHMDSGLLLHRRSVWGGTEKSLLLSYSLDEITKEYTRRCRKSTNLSAEQGIQIRDQLLQEAGGLKYDHIENEFRRLADQLSWPAKATLKDFRHLFSTAMMNAGMPEYYRKYLMGHAVSKSAISTYTHLDQLREHYLEAAQRQFLPLIEVFTKRSNELVSAA, from the coding sequence GTGACCGCCATCTTTCGCGCCCGCGAAATTGAGGAGCGCCTCAAGCACTTTCGCTCATCCGGTTTGGGGCGAGGAAAACTGAAACATCAGAGTCTGCTGGAGTTGTATCAAAGTCACTTACAACGTCGAGCCGATGCCGGTGAAATCGATCCCAAAACGGTCAGGCGATACGCATCAGCATTAGAACATTATCGCTGTTTCGTAAATCAACCACTGATTTCAACGACATGTCCATCAGCCACTAACATCAATCGAGAACTGGTCTTACAGTTTCAATCGCATCTGAAAAACCTGCAGATTTCTTCAAACGGGCACCCTAATACAGAGAAACATACCATGGTTTCTTCTGATTATGTTCTCGATGTTGTCCGGGGAATGTATATCTGGGCGGCGGACCCTGATCGTGGAAACTTAATGCCTTCAGGATTCCGAAATCCTTTCCAGGGAAAGTTCAGACAAACTGAGTCAGTCGCACCAGACTTGTTTGGTGAGCCCGACATCACAGTACCCATGGCGGCACAATTTCTGGAAAAATGCGACAGCTATCAGCTTCAACTGTTCGCCCTGTTGATATTTTATGGCCTCAGGGCTTCCGAACCCTGTTTTCTTTTCCGGGATAACCTGACCTCAGATGGTTGGTTGAAAGTCGTCTGCCTGCCCCAGATAAGTTACAGGACCAAGGGGAGGCGGGATAAGCGATTGCCTTTGCTGGAACCTGTTCGGACATTATTTGAGAAGCAATTCCGCCACATGGATTCAGGGCTGTTACTTCACCGCCGTAGCGTGTGGGGAGGAACTGAAAAATCACTTTTGTTGAGTTATTCCCTGGATGAGATCACCAAGGAGTATACCCGTCGTTGTAGAAAAAGCACGAACCTCAGTGCAGAGCAGGGGATACAGATTCGAGATCAGCTACTCCAGGAAGCTGGCGGACTGAAGTATGACCATATTGAAAACGAATTTCGTCGCCTGGCTGACCAGTTATCCTGGCCAGCCAAGGCGACACTTAAAGATTTTCGCCATCTGTTCAGCACAGCCATGATGAACGCTGGGATGCCAGAATACTACCGTAAATACTTGATGGGCCATGCCGTCAGCAAGTCTGCGATAAGCACTTACACCCACCTGGACCAGTTACGGGAACATTATCTGGAAGCCGCTCAAAGACAGTTCCTGCCCTTGATCGAAGTTTTCACCAAACGCAGTAATGAGCTGGTATCAGCGGCTTAA
- a CDS encoding recombinase family protein — MLKTKFGRNPNPRVVIYARMSSSRQNPRSPEQQIDTITDTLKRLGLNWQVVAVYRDDAISGRYFRKRPGFQKMLRELKSGVIRAEYVLVDTFERLSRAENNAEIRRMLVKAGALVLTADSQFADPNSVPGRALSFMETYRASEECRVKAHNVLRGKKDAIRQGKWPGGSPPFGFFLKNVMVVRNGVEELDHRVLIPIPEQKWIVELIFTLSAQENLGPVRICKKLNNHPDIPSHLSPFTEATVASILRNELYYGEMVWGKNCTGIEDDVRVLQSIPEEEWEVNSEFCEAIITKELWQQSMQMIESRRHKVTQPDLDGQDAAHSVLRPSGVALKYPLSGLVVCSSCGRAMVSSASSAYTTKAGEVHSYASYGCPAYRSGACDNDRRVPESWLRETVIQLVKDRLFPH, encoded by the coding sequence ATGCTAAAAACAAAATTTGGCAGAAACCCAAACCCGCGGGTAGTCATTTATGCTCGAATGTCGAGCAGCAGGCAAAATCCAAGAAGCCCGGAACAACAGATCGATACGATCACGGACACACTTAAACGCTTGGGGCTGAATTGGCAGGTAGTCGCAGTTTATCGGGACGATGCCATCTCCGGGCGCTATTTTCGTAAGCGACCAGGATTTCAAAAAATGCTTCGGGAGCTTAAGTCAGGCGTTATAAGAGCTGAATATGTTCTTGTTGACACCTTTGAACGACTGTCTCGCGCTGAAAACAACGCTGAGATTCGTCGTATGTTGGTCAAGGCAGGAGCACTTGTCTTGACGGCTGACAGTCAATTTGCAGATCCGAATAGCGTGCCAGGACGCGCATTGTCTTTCATGGAGACTTATCGTGCGTCTGAAGAGTGCCGTGTCAAAGCACATAATGTTTTACGCGGTAAAAAAGACGCCATTCGACAAGGAAAATGGCCCGGTGGTTCTCCACCATTCGGATTCTTTCTGAAGAATGTCATGGTGGTCCGAAATGGAGTTGAAGAATTGGATCACCGTGTTCTGATACCGATTCCGGAGCAGAAATGGATTGTCGAATTAATCTTTACCTTGTCTGCACAAGAAAACCTTGGTCCAGTTCGCATCTGCAAAAAACTTAATAACCATCCTGATATTCCAAGCCACCTGAGCCCCTTCACCGAAGCCACAGTTGCCAGCATCCTTCGCAACGAACTGTATTATGGTGAGATGGTCTGGGGCAAAAACTGTACTGGGATCGAGGATGACGTAAGAGTCCTGCAGAGCATTCCGGAAGAAGAATGGGAAGTAAACTCTGAATTCTGTGAAGCCATAATCACCAAAGAGCTATGGCAGCAATCAATGCAGATGATTGAGTCACGTCGCCATAAAGTGACACAGCCTGATCTGGACGGTCAGGATGCTGCTCATTCTGTGCTTCGTCCCAGTGGAGTGGCACTGAAGTACCCACTATCTGGATTGGTAGTCTGTTCTTCCTGCGGGCGGGCCATGGTCTCATCGGCCAGTTCTGCTTATACCACCAAGGCCGGTGAGGTTCATAGCTACGCTTCATACGGTTGCCCAGCTTACCGTTCTGGGGCATGTGATAATGATCGCCGGGTTCCGGAATCCTGGCTGCGAGAAACCGTGATTCAACTTGTAAAAGACAGGCTGTTTCCTCACTAA
- a CDS encoding IS701 family transposase: MDVQAIESLMPELKSFVSRYLPHFGRVQNHSHAMTILQGLLAGGDRRNVENMAETIEGGVVRTLQKFIAQAVWSDQEVLAELRQHVCEALGEEDGLLIVDETGFPKKGNQSVGVARQYSGTLGRVDNCQVGVFVSYCSSQGETLIDRRLFLPEQWMADEQRLAQAGVPSTVIFRSKPELASEMIQQAIIEGVPFQWVCGDSVYGTSPVFVQTVRELGKWYVVETTCDARVWTTKPKLRPVGQTTRQGGRPTKNPKPLKKPQRVDELVANLPASSWKRMTVAEGSQGPRLYEYTEITVWFSEQSRPTDQRERLLVRRSVGQDSELKYQRSNAPAEIPLKKLAEVGGSRWCIEKNFQSGKGECGLDEYETRGWIGWHHHTCLSMLALLFLTLQKQRLGKKTSRADCSGGPQRTQTPAIYKRLDRGRTRSMEPMANGPQSDRKTLPRTKKKKRTSKTH, encoded by the coding sequence ATGGACGTGCAAGCGATTGAGTCGCTGATGCCGGAACTGAAATCTTTTGTGAGTCGCTACCTGCCTCACTTTGGGCGGGTGCAGAATCATTCGCATGCGATGACGATCTTGCAGGGACTGCTCGCTGGCGGTGATCGACGAAACGTAGAGAACATGGCAGAAACAATCGAAGGCGGGGTAGTACGCACATTGCAGAAGTTCATTGCCCAGGCTGTCTGGTCCGATCAGGAGGTGCTTGCAGAACTTCGACAACATGTCTGCGAAGCCCTGGGTGAAGAAGATGGTCTGCTGATCGTTGATGAGACCGGTTTTCCCAAGAAGGGCAACCAGTCCGTGGGGGTAGCCCGACAATATTCGGGAACGCTCGGTCGCGTCGATAACTGCCAAGTGGGCGTTTTTGTGAGTTATTGCAGTTCGCAAGGCGAAACACTGATTGATCGTCGACTGTTTCTTCCTGAACAATGGATGGCAGATGAACAACGTCTCGCGCAGGCCGGTGTTCCCTCCACCGTCATTTTTCGCAGTAAGCCGGAACTGGCCAGTGAAATGATCCAACAGGCAATCATTGAGGGTGTCCCATTTCAATGGGTCTGTGGCGATAGTGTTTACGGCACCAGTCCGGTATTCGTGCAAACCGTTCGGGAGTTGGGAAAGTGGTATGTCGTGGAGACAACCTGTGATGCCAGAGTGTGGACCACCAAACCGAAGTTACGGCCCGTCGGCCAGACAACACGCCAGGGTGGCCGCCCTACAAAGAACCCCAAGCCCCTGAAGAAGCCCCAACGCGTGGATGAACTGGTGGCAAATCTTCCCGCGTCTTCCTGGAAGCGGATGACCGTTGCGGAAGGAAGTCAGGGACCACGCCTCTACGAATATACAGAAATCACAGTCTGGTTTTCCGAACAGTCGCGTCCGACCGATCAGCGGGAACGGCTGCTTGTTCGCCGTTCTGTGGGACAAGATTCTGAATTAAAATATCAACGCTCCAATGCCCCCGCTGAGATTCCCTTGAAGAAGTTAGCGGAAGTCGGTGGCAGCCGCTGGTGCATTGAAAAGAACTTCCAGAGTGGTAAAGGCGAATGCGGGCTGGATGAATACGAAACGCGTGGTTGGATCGGTTGGCACCATCACACCTGCCTGTCGATGCTGGCGTTGCTGTTTTTAACCTTACAGAAACAGCGGCTGGGGAAAAAAACATCACGGGCTGACTGTTCCGGAGGTCCGCAACGTACTCAGACACCTGCTATATACAAGAGGCTGGACCGCGGCAGAACTCGTTCAATGGAGCCAATGGCGAATGGCCCGCAATCAGATCGCAAAACACTGCCACGAACAAAGAAGAAGAAAAGAACTTCGAAGACGCACTAG
- a CDS encoding IS630 family transposase (programmed frameshift), with protein MLIYSKERRLEVLQADAAGLTTREIALQFQCSESWVRRVKQEYREQGKTSPATRRKRVPEWHSLADRIQAAVSNKPDITLQELKDELGTTLCRQTLCRALKRLKLTLKKVLIASEQDRPDVQQRRAEWKVRQQGLDPERFVFLDETWAKTNMTRPRGRSLKGTRLMARTPHGHWKTTTFLAGLRTSGLVAPLVVDGAINGDVFVAYVQQHLVSVLRKGDIVVMDNLSSHKRSEVREAIEAVGAELWYLPPYSPDLNPIEQAFSKFKWLIKSAEERTVSGLWAACGRLVDQITSTESRNYITHCGYRYG; from the exons ATGTTGATTTATTCCAAAGAACGCCGCCTCGAAGTTCTGCAAGCGGATGCAGCCGGTTTAACGACACGGGAGATTGCGTTGCAATTTCAATGCAGCGAATCGTGGGTTAGACGGGTCAAACAGGAATATCGAGAGCAGGGAAAAACCAGTCCTGCCACCAGGCGTAAACGAGTTCCCGAGTGGCATTCCCTGGCAGATCGTATTCAGGCTGCAGTCTCAAATAAGCCGGATATCACTCTGCAGGAATTGAAGGATGAGCTTGGTACAACACTCTGTCGTCAGACGTTGTGCCGTGCTTTAAAACGCTTGAAACTCACTCTC AAAAAAGTCCTGATCGCATCAGAGCAGGATCGCCCCGATGTTCAACAACGTCGCGCCGAATGGAAAGTGAGACAGCAGGGACTGGATCCGGAACGGTTTGTTTTTCTCGACGAAACATGGGCAAAAACAAATATGACTCGTCCCAGGGGACGCTCATTGAAAGGGACCCGATTGATGGCCAGGACGCCTCACGGGCATTGGAAAACGACCACATTCCTGGCCGGTTTGCGAACCAGTGGCTTAGTGGCGCCCCTGGTTGTTGATGGAGCCATCAATGGTGATGTGTTTGTGGCTTATGTACAACAGCACCTGGTTTCTGTTCTCCGGAAAGGAGATATTGTGGTCATGGATAACCTGAGTAGCCACAAGCGATCAGAAGTGCGCGAGGCGATTGAAGCTGTGGGAGCCGAACTGTGGTACCTGCCTCCCTACAGCCCTGATCTCAATCCCATAGAGCAGGCTTTTTCCAAATTCAAATGGCTGATCAAAAGCGCGGAAGAACGGACCGTATCCGGTCTGTGGGCAGCCTGTGGCAGACTCGTTGATCAGATCACCAGCACAGAAAGCAGGAACTACATTACACACTGCGGATACCGCTACGGTTAA
- a CDS encoding integrase core domain-containing protein, translating to MLQLFHPLLTLIATASDSLLAKYVLYLKNENRILRDRIPGEIHTKPHERAQLLKYGKPLGKAINELITILTPGTFHRWVREEKRRRKRKLIGRPGKSAVLRELDLKIARETGFGYTRILGELRKLGISRICRQTVKNIVKEAGIEPSPKRSTGTWDQFLKTHAETLWAYDFFTKRAVTPQGLVDLYVLVFMHLETREVFVTPSTRNPDSAWVTKQAKAFANHVADREQKQTYLIHDRDTKFSAEFRQFLKNEDIQPKRLPIRSPNLNAQVERFVQTIKYEALNHFITFGKTHLDYLVSEFISYYTKHRAHSSREYLPPCCAEPPPEFETIRLDEIHCEEHLGGLIKSYERIAA from the coding sequence ATGCTCCAACTTTTTCATCCCCTGCTGACACTGATAGCGACTGCTTCCGACAGTCTGTTGGCCAAATACGTCCTCTACTTGAAAAATGAGAACCGGATTCTGCGGGACCGTATTCCAGGTGAAATTCATACGAAACCTCACGAACGTGCTCAGCTCTTGAAATATGGCAAGCCGCTCGGAAAAGCGATTAATGAACTGATTACGATCCTCACACCCGGGACTTTTCATCGCTGGGTACGGGAAGAGAAACGAAGGCGGAAGAGAAAGCTCATTGGTCGACCAGGAAAGAGTGCCGTACTGCGAGAACTGGATCTCAAGATCGCCCGGGAAACAGGGTTCGGCTATACTCGTATCCTGGGTGAACTTCGGAAACTCGGTATTTCCCGGATCTGCCGTCAGACTGTGAAAAATATCGTCAAGGAAGCAGGAATCGAGCCGAGTCCGAAACGAAGTACCGGCACCTGGGATCAGTTTCTCAAAACTCATGCGGAAACACTCTGGGCATACGATTTCTTTACGAAACGAGCGGTGACACCGCAGGGGCTCGTCGATTTGTATGTGTTGGTTTTCATGCATCTTGAGACGCGTGAAGTCTTTGTGACACCTTCAACGCGAAATCCAGATTCTGCCTGGGTCACAAAACAAGCGAAAGCGTTCGCAAACCACGTTGCTGACCGGGAGCAGAAACAGACCTACCTGATCCATGATCGAGACACCAAGTTCTCTGCCGAGTTCAGGCAGTTTCTGAAGAACGAAGACATCCAACCGAAGAGGCTGCCGATCCGATCTCCCAATCTGAATGCCCAGGTCGAAAGGTTTGTGCAAACGATTAAATACGAAGCCTTGAACCATTTCATCACTTTCGGCAAGACACATCTCGATTATCTCGTTTCGGAATTCATTTCTTATTACACCAAACATCGAGCGCACAGCTCACGAGAATATCTGCCGCCCTGCTGTGCCGAGCCACCGCCGGAATTTGAGACGATCAGGCTTGATGAGATCCACTGCGAAGAACATCTCGGCGGGCTGATCAAATCGTACGAGCGGATTGCGGCGTAG
- a CDS encoding transposase, with amino-acid sequence MSKEHSNSKPKRTRRSFTEEFKIEAVKMVTEQGYKVSEVARSLDVNENLIHHWKAKFSQPESDTENEELKRLREENKRLRMERDILPLEMSIPNSHFLLPLCF; translated from the coding sequence ATGAGCAAAGAACATTCGAATTCGAAACCCAAACGTACCCGGCGGTCATTCACTGAAGAGTTCAAAATCGAAGCCGTTAAAATGGTCACCGAACAGGGTTATAAAGTTTCTGAAGTGGCACGCAGCCTGGATGTCAATGAGAACCTGATACATCACTGGAAGGCAAAGTTCTCCCAGCCGGAAAGTGATACCGAGAACGAAGAGTTGAAGCGACTGCGTGAAGAGAATAAGCGTTTGCGGATGGAGCGTGACATCTTACCTCTGGAAATGTCAATTCCGAATTCGCATTTTCTACTGCCTCTCTGCTTTTGA